The Dehalococcoidia bacterium genome has a window encoding:
- a CDS encoding DnaD domain protein, protein MNDAKRFEGFSPRTGFTPIPNPFFSSVLPDIRDMAELKVTLHIFWALYAKKGYPKFITCSELRGDRALMMSLKGNGSAEEELKRGLEMAVSRKTLLYLGIDREGTLEQLYFVNDEQSRRAMVQIESGDIQLGGLVRIEPASTEEKPNIFSLYEQHIGLLTPLIADELKEAEDRYPASWIEDAFKESVVLNKRSWRYISRILDRWDSEGKDYGRARENSKEDIAPKEYLRKYGHLTRK, encoded by the coding sequence ATGAATGATGCGAAGCGCTTTGAGGGGTTCTCGCCCAGAACGGGTTTCACTCCGATCCCCAACCCGTTCTTCAGCTCCGTTCTGCCCGATATCCGGGACATGGCCGAGTTGAAGGTGACGCTTCATATCTTCTGGGCGCTCTATGCCAAAAAGGGCTATCCCAAGTTCATCACCTGTAGCGAGCTTCGGGGGGACCGGGCGCTGATGATGAGCCTGAAGGGCAATGGCTCGGCAGAGGAAGAGCTAAAGCGCGGCCTGGAAATGGCGGTGAGTCGGAAAACACTGCTCTATTTAGGAATCGATAGAGAGGGCACCCTTGAGCAATTGTATTTTGTGAATGATGAACAGAGCCGCAGGGCCATGGTGCAGATAGAGAGTGGGGATATTCAATTGGGCGGGCTGGTCAGGATAGAGCCGGCATCCACCGAGGAAAAGCCCAATATCTTCTCCCTTTACGAACAACACATAGGGCTTCTGACTCCCTTGATTGCCGATGAACTCAAGGAGGCAGAAGATCGCTACCCTGCCTCGTGGATCGAGGATGCCTTCAAAGAGTCGGTGGTGCTTAACAAGCGCAGTTGGCGCTACATCAGCAGAATCCTGGATCGGTGGGACTCCGAGGGAAAGGATTATGGAAGAGCTAGGGAGAATTCTAAAGAGGACATTGCCCCAAAAGAATACCTCCGAAAGTACGGGCATCTCACCCGAAAGTGA